From Oryza brachyantha chromosome 9, ObraRS2, whole genome shotgun sequence, a single genomic window includes:
- the LOC102711647 gene encoding putative disease resistance protein RGA3 translates to MRPEDMGIRYLNDLRSRFLFQTDPKLPDQNRYVMHDLIHDMAQSVSADECLLLQDLSSQNNGGMLHTVRHMSVEVADESLEREIRGVRDLNKLHSLRFGAKLKVEITWFSKLSNILFLSLKGCRLVKLPESIGDLHSLRYLDISHSRVQELPEKFWQLYNLQVVDATRSSLKAISNDVTKLINLPHLALPKGCSPKLTDICGLGNLSHLRKLEHFTVGKGNGRKIGELKGMNQLSGKLTIRNIQNVESKEEAAAARLVDKKHLQELVLLWRWRPVSRAVTSENGVVEGLCPPPRIQRLKIANFEGDSFSPSWFKPESLPTLRSLELDGCHGLTSLSIPSFRSLKQLKLTDLGIETLSTFAHSIGGDRTMQHESSSISSSNIGIAFLRGLTSIRLSHCQKLRNVDQLLSPEYVPSIKSIWITHCPSLVSIPTESFGGFDHLQDLKIMWCNNLACERAIVLPPSLRRLHMGRSGDLDKSFPACLQNRNLTSLIALRLESCSNMESIPIGTNLQLKYLHLGFCSELSSIRGSEALSSMQYAYVLNCSKLLEVEQPFTRDLLTKEEKDEYNRFSCPANTRPRRRDIVEELIKRDFYGV, encoded by the exons ATGCGTCCTGAAGATATGGGGATTAGGTATTTGAATGATTTGAGGAGCAGATTCCTTTTTCAAACCGATCCCAAGTTGCCAGATCAAAATAGATATGTAATGCATGATTTGATCCATGATATGGCGCAGTCTGTTTCTGCGGACGAATGCCTCTTGCTGCAGGATTTGAGCTCTCAGAACAACGGCGGAATGTTACATACCGTTCGCCATATGTCAGTTGAGGTAGCTGACGAGTCGCTGGAGCGCGAAATAAGAGGCGTTCGGGATTTGAATAAATTGCATTCACTTAGGTTTGGAGCCAAACTCAAGGTTGAGATTACCTGGTTCAGTAAGCTCTCCAACATCCTATTTTTGAGCCTAAAGGGTTGCAGGCTGGTCAAGCTACCTGAGAGCATAGGTGACTTGCACAGTCTCCGTTATCTCGATATATCTCATAGCCGTGTACAAGAATTACCAGAGAAATTCTGGCAACTTTACAACTTACAAGTGGTTGATGCAACTCGTTCGAGTCTGAAAGCAATTAGTAATGATGTTACAAAGCTAATCAACTTGCCTCATCTAGCATTGCCAAAAGGCTGTTCTCCGAAATTAACGGACATATGTGGTCTTGGAAATCTATCTCATCTACGGAAGTTGGAACATTTTACAGTTGGGAAAGGAAATGGGCGAAAAATTGGTGAGCTGAAGGGCATGAACCAGCTCAGTGGAAAACTAACTATAAGAAATATTCAAAATGTTGAAAGCAAGGAAGAGGCTGCTGCGGCTAGACTTGTTGACAAGAAACACCTCCAGGAACTAGTTCTACTCTGGAGATGGCGGCCTGTATCCAGGGCGGTGACCAGTGAGAATGGAGTGGTTGAAGGCTTGTGCCCTCCTCCAAGGATCCAACGCCTTAAAATCGCAAACTTTGAGGGCGACAGCTTTTCTCCTAGTTGGTTCAAACCAGAAAGCCTACCAACTTTAAGGAGTCTCGAGCTTGACGGTTGTCACGGCTTGACAAGTCTATCAATCCCCTCGTTTCGTTCCCTCAAACAGCTAAAGTTAACAGACTTAGGTATTGAAACACTTTCAACTTTTGCTCATTCAATCGGTGGCGACAGGACGATGCAGCATGAAAGCAGCAGTATCAGTAGCAGCAATATTGGCATTGCATTCCTTAGAGGCCTTACTAGTATACGTCTTTCCCACTGTCAAAAACTGAGAAATGTTGATCAGCTGTTGTCTCCGGAATATGTGCCATCCATCAAATCCATATGGATTACACATTGCCCAAGTCTGGTATCGATACCTACCGAGAGCTTCGGGGGATTTGATCACCTACAAGACCTCAAAATCATGTGGTGCAACAACTTGGCGTGCGAACGAGCAATCGTTTTGCCCCCATCACTCCGGCGACTCCACATGGGTCGTTCCGGTGATCTTGACAAGTCATTCCCAGCCTGCCTACAGAACAGGAACCTCACCTCTCTCATTGCCCTGCGTTTGGAGAGCTGCAGTAACATGGAGTCCATTCCAATCGGCACAAATCTTCAGCTCAAATACCTGCATCTAGGTTTCTGCTCGGAGCTGTCATCCATCAGGGGATCGGAGGCTCTTTCATCCATGCAGTACGCGTACGTATTAAACTGCTCGAAGCTTCTCGAAGTAGAGCAGCCCTTTACAAGGGACCTGCTGACTAAGGAGGAGAAGGACGAATATAATAGATTTTCCT GTCCAGCTAACACCCGGCCAAGAAGACGAGATATTGTGGAAGAACTCATCAAAAGGGATTTTTACGGTGTCTGA
- the LOC102711917 gene encoding thiol protease SEN102-like: MVMAQDIPFSDQNLASEESMWSLYERWRSAYTTSLDLTDKNRKFKTFIENARYINDFNKKKDMTYTLGLNKFVDMTIDEFTTMYTGAKVDTTAATVLGPLAPEAEKELLDDVPASWDWRQHGAVASVRNQSPKSMR, encoded by the coding sequence ATGGTGATGGCACAGGACATTCCATTTTCAGACCAAAACCTAGCGTCTGAAGAGAGCATGTGGAGCTTGTATGAGAGGTGGCGCAGCGCATACACCACGTCGCTGGACCTCACCGATAAGAACAGAAAATTCAAGACGTTCATAGAGAACGCCAGGTATATTAATGACTTCAACAAGAAGAAGGACATGACCTATACACTTGGGCTCAACAAGTTCGTTGACATGACTATCGACGAGTTCACCACCATGTACACTGGTGCCAAGGTGGACACCACCGCAGCAACAGTGTTGGGGCCTTTGGCTCCAGAGGCTGAGAAGGAGCTATTGGATGATGTGCCGGCCTCCTGGGACTGGAGACAACATGGAGCGGTCGCTTCCGTTAGGAACCAAAGTCCAAAGTCCATGAGGTAG